Proteins from a single region of Symphalangus syndactylus isolate Jambi chromosome 12, NHGRI_mSymSyn1-v2.1_pri, whole genome shotgun sequence:
- the LOC129468830 gene encoding LOW QUALITY PROTEIN: uncharacterized protein (The sequence of the model RefSeq protein was modified relative to this genomic sequence to represent the inferred CDS: inserted 2 bases in 2 codons; substituted 1 base at 1 genomic stop codon): MSLPNPILQWNSGXLQTDLPALQVCDEIRSKSPFFFSRARFQAVEQADLGLRPLPHTRPARLARAQRRTQPLQGRGCRGPFGLRAALQQVTLTASPRVRGRPTLRPGFWAQPPGPGEGVWPGFCWSWLRGPGXGSPEGRLRGSWAPEQRGRRLGASATQEGERGGFKGLQRPRLQDGAPERGPHGRSDSENPRPREARPPAPFSLSPSSAAPSLHAGRAAPGPAAGRATLRSAAAAIPRAARGAPXHPPFLPPPHRPAA; this comes from the exons ATGAGCCTACCTAATCCGATACTGCAGTGGAATTCCGGATAGTTGCAGACAGATCTCCCGGCTTTGCAAGTGTGTGATGAGATACGTTcgaaatctcctttttttttttctagagcccGGTTCCAGGCTGTAGAGCAAGCCGACCTGGGGCTGCGGCCCCTGCCCCACACCCGGCCCGCGCGCCTGGCCCGAGCCCAGCGCAGGACGCAGCCCCTCCAGGGTCGGGGCTGCCGGGGGCCGTTCGGGCTGCGGGCCGCTCTGCAACAGGTCACCCTGACCGCGAGTCCGCGGGTTCGCGGGCGGCCAACTCTGCGGCCAGGCTTCTGGGCGCAGCCACCGGGGCCAGGGGAGGGGGTGTGGCCCGGCTTCTGCTGGTCCTGGCTTAGAGGTCCGG TCGGCTCACCTGaagggaggctgaggggcagCTGGGCGCCAGAACAGCGCGGGCGGAGGCTGGGGGCTTCCGCCACCCAAGAGGGAGAGCGAGGCGGGTTCAAGGGGTTGCAGCGCCCCCGGCTTCAGGACGGCGCCCCCGAGCGGGGACCACACGGCCGCTCCGACTCCGAGAACCCGCGGCCGAGGGAGGCGCGCCCCCCAGCGCCCTTCTCCCTCAGCCCCAGCTCCGCAGCCCCCTCCCTGCACGCAGGGCGAGCAGCCCCGGGGCCCGCGGCCGGGAGAGCCACACTCCGCAGCGCCGCCGCCGCCATTCCCCGCGCCGCCCGGGGGGCGC CGCACCCACCGTTCCTCCCTCCCCCGCACCGCCCCGCGGCCTGA
- the LOC134734569 gene encoding uncharacterized protein, translating to MERRRRPHASPPRPLPPPRVALADPNSHCLSFSARSSRRRRRRRRCRSGEESELEPPRPRQGWGKRADLAGARAKRAGRSRARAHQRSALAGALRAAAVRVLTSRFPPAAFRPRGAQLPPVIGARSARSHPQPHYPAPAERRGSHRPNNGAGRGGRMDRWGVRHRLATRSRHAALCEIRRDVCGLQYPAVHL from the coding sequence ATGGAAAGACGACGCCGGCCTCACGCTTCACCGCCACGGCCGCTGCCGCCGCCTAGAGTAGCACTCGCCGACCCGAACAGTCACTGTCTCTCATTCAGCGCCCgcagcagccgccgccgccgccgccgccgccgctgccgctcgGGGGAGGAGAGTGAGCTGGAACCACCCCGTCCGCGccaggggtgggggaagagagcAGACCTGGCGGGGGCGCGCGCCAAGCGGGCGGGGCGGAGCCGCGCGCGCGCGCACCAACGGAGCGCGCTCGCGGGGGCCCTGAGAGCTGCAGCCGTCAGGGTCTTAACCTCGCGCTTCCCGCCCGCAGCTTTTCGGCCCCGCGGAGCCCAACTGCCGCCGGTAATCGGTGCCCGCAGCGCGCGCAGCCATCCGCAACCCCACTACCCGGCGCCTGCTGAAAGGAGGGGCTCTCACCGGCCAAACAACGGGGCGGGAAGGGGTGGGAGGATGGACAGGTGGGGCGTCCGCCACCGCCTGGCCACCCGCTCCCGGCACGCGGCCCTCTGTGAAATCCGCCGTGATGTCTGTGGCCTTCAGTACCCGGCTGTTCACCTTTAA